In one Dermacentor variabilis isolate Ectoservices chromosome 4, ASM5094787v1, whole genome shotgun sequence genomic region, the following are encoded:
- the Naa40 gene encoding N-alpha-acetyltransferase 40, with product MVRSRKSTKQVNIGPLLVRTANESPDPLQAAIAEPAVYTRDDLRVRVSCVRATAAPNDLREWAFDLVSRNMRDLYEASQWGWSENAKRKELGHRDAWYLVARLEEDDSPVGFIHFRFDMDGGMSVLYCYELQLELQVQRRGLGSHLMRQLDHLAAHFRMCKTVLTVFKNNTGALAFYQKALGYRTDETNPSGDAADYVILSRRTGVPAKR from the exons ATGGTCCGCAGCCGCAAATCCACCAAGCAGGTCAACATAGGGCCGCTCCTTGTGCGAACGGCCAACGAGTCACCTGACCCGCTGCAAGCAGCAATTGCCGAGCCAGCCGTGTACACCAGGGATGACCTCAGG GTACGGGTGAGCTGCGTCCGTGCCACAGCAGCCCCCAATGACCTTCGTGAGTGGGCCTTTGACCTGGTGTCGCGCAACATGCGTGACCTCTACGAGGCCAGCCAGTGGGGCTGGAGCGAGAATGCCAAGCGCAAGGAGCTGGGCCACCGAGACGCCTGGTACCTGGTGGCACGCCTAGAGGAGGACGACTCGCCGGTTGGCTTCATCCACTTTCG TTTTGACATGGATGGCGGCATGTCAGTGCTGTACTGCTACGAACTGCAACTGGAGTTGCAGGTGCAGCGGCGGGGCCTGGGCTCACACCTGATGCGCCAGCTGGACCATCTGGCGGCCCACTTCCGCATGTGCAAGACCGTGCTCACCGTCTTCAAGAACAACACGGGGGCGCTGgccttctaccagaaagccctcGGCTATCGCACCGACGAGACCAATCCGTCGGGGGATGCAGCCGACTACGTCATCCTCAGTCGCCGCACTGGGGTTCCCGCCAAGCGCTGA